Proteins encoded by one window of Kribbella flavida DSM 17836:
- a CDS encoding AAA family ATPase — protein MAVPVLLAVTGAPWEADVVRRVERAPGLRIVRRCVDIADVMAAAASGQARAVLLAEDLPRLTSDAVAALHARRIVVLALVDPSDNGEPSGAEDRLARMGIERILPADVSGEDLGRAITDAVDSGPPATVSHFAGGFVPVAPGSTAMPERHYDPSGAGRIVAVWGPTGAPGRSTVAVGLAGELAARGVSTMLADADVYGGAVAQQLGILDETSGLAAAARSAGSGSLDVETLARHARHVASHLLVLTGLSRADRWTELRPTAIESVWATARQLAPCTVVDVGFCLESDEEISFDTLAPRRNGATLATLAEADEVVVVGTADPIGLTRLIRALHELRAVVPSANTRVVVNRVRSGSLGSAPADAATEALNRYAGVDPAALLPFDQAACDAALTHGRSLVEAARSSKLRKAMQQLAAGVVRDHLR, from the coding sequence ATGGCGGTTCCCGTTCTGCTCGCGGTCACCGGTGCACCGTGGGAGGCCGACGTGGTCCGCCGCGTCGAGCGCGCGCCGGGCCTCCGGATCGTTCGCCGCTGCGTCGACATCGCCGACGTGATGGCGGCCGCGGCGAGCGGTCAGGCCCGGGCCGTGCTGCTCGCGGAGGACCTGCCTCGGCTCACCTCGGACGCTGTGGCCGCGCTGCACGCCCGACGAATCGTCGTGCTCGCCCTGGTCGACCCGTCCGACAACGGTGAGCCCAGCGGCGCCGAGGACCGGCTGGCCCGGATGGGCATCGAGCGGATCCTGCCGGCCGACGTCAGCGGTGAGGACCTCGGCCGGGCGATCACCGACGCGGTCGACTCCGGACCGCCGGCCACCGTGTCGCACTTCGCCGGCGGCTTCGTTCCGGTCGCTCCCGGCTCCACGGCGATGCCCGAGCGGCACTACGACCCGTCCGGGGCCGGGCGGATCGTCGCCGTCTGGGGTCCCACCGGCGCACCGGGGCGCAGTACCGTCGCGGTCGGGCTGGCCGGCGAGCTGGCGGCTCGGGGGGTGTCCACCATGCTCGCCGACGCCGACGTGTACGGCGGAGCGGTGGCCCAGCAGCTCGGCATTCTCGACGAGACCTCGGGCTTGGCCGCGGCGGCGCGATCGGCGGGCAGCGGCTCGCTCGACGTCGAGACGCTCGCCCGGCACGCCCGCCACGTCGCCTCCCACCTGCTGGTCCTGACCGGCCTCAGCCGCGCCGACCGCTGGACCGAGCTGCGGCCGACGGCGATCGAGTCGGTCTGGGCGACGGCCCGTCAGCTCGCGCCGTGCACGGTGGTCGACGTCGGGTTCTGCCTCGAGAGCGACGAGGAGATCTCGTTCGACACCCTCGCTCCGCGGCGCAACGGGGCGACCCTGGCCACCCTGGCGGAGGCCGACGAGGTGGTCGTGGTCGGGACGGCGGATCCGATCGGCCTGACCCGGCTGATCCGGGCGCTGCACGAGCTCCGCGCGGTCGTCCCGTCGGCAAACACCCGGGTCGTGGTGAACAGGGTTCGCTCAGGGTCGCTCGGCAGTGCCCCGGCCGACGCCGCCACCGAGGCCCTGAACCGGTACGCCGGGGTCGATCCCGCCGCGCTGCTGCCCTTCGACCAGGCGGCCTGCGACGCGGCGCTGACGCACGGCCGCAGCCTGGTTGAGGCGGCCCGGTCGAGCAAGTTGCGCAAGGCGATGCAGCAACTGGCGGCGGGGGTGGTCAGGGATCACCTGAGGTGA
- a CDS encoding DUF4097 family beta strand repeat-containing protein, whose product MSEVQGRPAGTMSSDRRFAIAISVALILGGAYWALTNLTEDARTTHDSYALQGTALTVSNTSADLEVRSGDVREITVDRRFKRTVFGSDPKENYRDGKLEIGAGGCGFLSFRCETSYVLTVPKDVAVTIESTDGDIKLSDLPGGAKVDVTSGGVEAQAIGGELSVQTTSGDIEATALTATKVSGKTSSGKVDLTFTVAPSEVKAEASSGDVTVVLPEGTETYKIDTDTASGDESAEVRTDPAATRTVTATTSSGDVTVEYGRR is encoded by the coding sequence ATGTCCGAGGTCCAGGGCCGTCCGGCCGGCACGATGAGTTCCGATCGCCGTTTCGCCATCGCGATCTCGGTCGCGCTGATCCTGGGCGGCGCCTACTGGGCGCTGACCAACCTCACCGAGGACGCCCGGACGACGCACGACAGCTACGCCCTGCAAGGCACGGCGCTGACCGTCAGCAACACCTCGGCCGATCTGGAGGTGCGGTCGGGCGACGTCCGGGAGATCACCGTCGACCGCCGGTTCAAGCGCACGGTGTTCGGCTCGGACCCGAAGGAGAACTACCGCGACGGCAAGCTCGAGATCGGCGCGGGCGGCTGCGGGTTCCTGTCCTTCCGGTGCGAGACCAGCTACGTGCTGACGGTGCCCAAGGACGTCGCGGTCACGATCGAGAGCACCGACGGCGACATCAAGCTGTCCGACCTGCCCGGCGGCGCGAAGGTCGACGTCACCTCGGGTGGTGTCGAGGCGCAGGCGATCGGCGGCGAGCTGTCCGTTCAGACGACGTCGGGCGACATCGAGGCGACCGCGCTGACCGCGACCAAGGTGTCCGGCAAGACCAGCTCCGGCAAGGTCGACCTGACCTTCACGGTGGCGCCGTCCGAGGTCAAGGCCGAGGCGAGCTCCGGCGACGTCACCGTCGTTCTGCCCGAGGGCACGGAGACCTACAAGATCGACACCGACACGGCGTCCGGAGACGAGTCCGCCGAGGTGCGGACCGACCCGGCGGCGACCCGGACCGTCACCGCCACCACCTCGTCCGGCGACGTCACGGTGGAGTACGGCCGCCGCTGA
- a CDS encoding HAD family hydrolase — translation MSDDKVLRGLLVDWGGVLTSGLEDALGRWAEGDNLDFEAYFQAVVDWLAVNPAEAELNPIHALERGQIAVPDFERKLAAQLVRRDGTPLPAEGLIERMFAHFEHQPQMSALVRRARGHGLKTALLSNSWGNTYPRDTWDGMFDDIVISGEVGLRKPEPEIFLLAAERLGLAPAECVFVDDLELNVDGARAVGMTAVHHTSYDETRRELQSLFGVDLT, via the coding sequence ATGTCTGACGACAAGGTGCTGCGGGGACTGCTGGTCGACTGGGGTGGGGTGCTGACGTCCGGGCTGGAGGACGCGCTCGGGCGGTGGGCCGAAGGGGACAACCTCGACTTCGAGGCCTACTTCCAGGCAGTCGTCGACTGGCTCGCGGTGAACCCGGCGGAGGCCGAGCTGAACCCGATCCACGCGCTGGAGCGCGGGCAGATCGCCGTTCCCGACTTCGAGCGCAAGCTGGCTGCGCAGCTGGTCCGGCGCGACGGCACCCCGCTGCCGGCCGAGGGCCTGATCGAGCGCATGTTCGCCCACTTCGAGCACCAGCCGCAAATGTCCGCCCTGGTGCGCCGGGCCCGGGGGCACGGCCTGAAGACCGCGCTGCTGTCCAACTCCTGGGGCAACACCTACCCGCGCGACACCTGGGACGGCATGTTCGACGACATCGTCATCTCCGGTGAGGTCGGCCTGCGCAAGCCGGAGCCGGAGATCTTCCTGCTGGCGGCCGAGCGCCTCGGCCTCGCACCGGCCGAGTGCGTGTTCGTCGACGACCTGGAGCTGAACGTCGACGGCGCCCGCGCGGTGGGGATGACCGCGGTCCACCACACGTCGTACGACGAGACGCGGCGCGAGCTGCAGTCGCTGTTCGGGGTCGACCTGACGTGA